The genomic DNA GGCGATCACGGGACGGATGGCGGAGTCGAACGCCACGACGTCCCGGCGGAGCCCATCGGTCACCGCGACCGTGAGGTCGCCGATCCACCAGATCCCGCGCTGCGACAGCGGCAGCACCTGCACGTTCAGCTCGAACGAGTGCGCGCGGCGTCCGATATCGCGTTCGAACTCCGCGATCGCGCTCGCGTACGCCCGATAGGCGTCTCCGCCCGTGTGGCTCTTCATCGACCCGACGTATCGGTCGTGCGCGGCGTTGGCATACCGGAGCGCAGTGCCGGCATGCGGACGGATCGCGGTCGAGAGCGCTTCGGCGCCGGTCGCCGGGAGGGCCACCAGGGTGTCGAAACCGTCGATCAGCTCGAGCGGGACGCCGGAGTGGTGGGCCCGCGGCTCCACGGTCATGTCCCAGTAGCCCTGCCACTGCGTCTCGACCTCGGGGGAGGCGTCCGGAGCATCGGGCGCGCGCACGGACAGGTCGCGGAGGGACGGCAGATCGAGGGGCGCCCTGATGCCCAGCAGCTGGCGCAGGGCGAGCGCGACGAGCACGGGGACGCTCGCGTCTTCGCGGATGAGCCACTGCGGCTTGTCGGCCATGGCCCCCATCGTAGGCGGGTGCGGCAGCCGTGCGGAGTCCCGGCACGGTAATGCCCACTGCGAGCCGCGTCAACCCTCGCTGTGATCGCCGCACCCGGGGGTAAACCTGCTCACACGTCGGCGGCCGTCGGCGGGAGTCGAGAGGAAGAACGATGTCGCAGAGCAATGCAGAAGGTGCCGCGGGCAGCGGTACGACCGAGTCTCCGGGCGCCGTCCGGACCGCCGCGCATGAGGCCGCGGGTGTCGCCGACACGGCGAAGGGCCAGGCCGCGGACGTCGTCGAGACGGCAAAGGCCGAAGCGGGGGCGGTCGCCCACGAGGCCAAGGATCAGGTGCGCGACCTGTACCACCAGACCAAGACGGAGCTGTCGGAGCAGGCGGCGGTGCAGCAGCGCCGCGTCGCGGACGGACTCCGGTCCGTGGGCGGGGAGCTGGGCACGATGGCGGAGCGTTCCGACGGCGGTGTCGCCGCCGACCTCGTGCGCCAGGCATCGACGCGCATCCAGGGCATCGCGGGCTGGATCGGCGACCGCGACCCCGGGTCGCTGCTCACCGAGGTGAAGTCCTACGCGCGGGCGAAGCCCGGCACGTTCATCGCGGTGGCCGCACTCGCCGGTCTCGTCGCCGGCCGGCTGACCAGGGCGCTCTCCGAGGGCGCCGCGGAGTCCGCCTCGTCCGGCGCGGCATCGGGCTCCGGCTCCCCGTCGGTGGCGGGAGCGGCGGCACCCGCGGTCCCGCCGCGTCCCGTCGTCGCCCCGGCGACCACGCCCGGCGCCGTCCCCGGCAGCGCGGGCGCCGCGGGAGTGGTCGGAGGCGCGGGCACCGCAGAGAACACCACTCTCGGTGAGCCGCCGCTGCCCACCGACGGCACCGTGCCCGGAGCGCCGGACGGCATGAGCGGGATCGACGCCGGCACCGCCCCGTGGGGCGTCACGCCGCGCGGCGAGACGGTCGACGACGGGGACACCCCGCTCTACGACCGCACCGACGCCGCCACCCGCGGATCCGACGAAGAGGGGCGACCATGACCGACGCCACCCCCACGCCCTCGGAGCAGAAGGCCGAGACCACGTCACTCGGCGATCTGCTCAGCGAGGTCACCACCGATCTGTCGACCCTCATGCGGCAGGAGCTGGAGCTCGCCAAGGCCGAGCTCAAGCAGTCCGCCACGCGCGCGGGCCGGGGGGCGGGGATGCTCGGCGGAGCGGGATACGGCGCACTCATGGCCGTGTTCTTCCTGTCGGTCGCCCTCTGGTGGGCCCTCGGGGCCTATGTCACCGGCCTCGGCTGGTCGGCCGTGATCGTCGCCGTCATCTGGGCGCTGATCGCCCTCGTCCTGTTCGTGATGGGACGCAAGCAGTTGAAGAGCATCGAAGGGGCTCCGCGCACCGTGGACAGCCTCAAGCGCATCCCCGATGCGGTGAAGAGGAATGAGGAGAACAAATGAGCGATTCACCCGAAGCGATCCGCGCCGACATCGAGCGGACCCGAGCGGAGTTCGGCAGGGACGTCGACGCCCTCGCCGACAAGGTCACCCCCTCGAAGGTCGTGCACCGGCAGACGCAGAAGATGAAGGGCGCCGTGCGCTCGGCGGTCGACCGTGTCATGGGCGCCGCCGACGACGCCGGGGACCGATTGGGGGACGCCTCCTCCTCGGTCGCCGACGCCGGACGGCACACCGTGGCCAAGGCGCAGGGCAATCCGCTGGCGGTGGGGCTCATGGCCTTCGCTGCGGGGCTCGTCGTGGCCGCCGTCATCCCCGCCTCCTCGAAGGAGAAGGAACTGGCCGAGGACATCAAGGAGAAGGCGCAGCCTCTCGTCGACGAGGCGACCGACGTCGCCAAGACCATCGGCCAGGATCTCAAGGAGCCGGCGCAGGAGGCCTTCGCCACCGTCAAGGACGAGGCCGCCGGTGCCGCCGCCCACGTCCGTGACGACGCGACCCACGCGGTCGACGAGGTCAAGAGCAGCGCGCAGGACGCCCGCGACAACGTCGCCGGCGGGAACTGATCCCCGCGCACCCGCCACAGGAAGGGCCCGGTCCGATCCGTCGGACCGGGCCCTTCGCGTGCCGCGGGCCGGGTCAGGTCTCGATGCCGGTGCGTCCCGGTGCGGAGTCTGCGCGGGTCCGGACGCGCCGGCTGAGCAGGACCCCCGCCGCGAGGGCCAGCACCGCCCCGGCGGCGAGTCCGATCAGGCCGCCGGCGTCGCCGCCGGTGGCCGCGAGGCCCCGGGAGGGGGGAGCGGGCGGCGTCGCGGGAGCCGAGGGGGAGGGCGGCTCGACCGTGGCCGGCGGCGTGGTCGGGGACGGCGGGGAGAGCGTGGTCGGGTTACGCAGCTCGACGGTCACGACGGAATCCGCGCTGATCGTGAGCTGTGCGCCTCCGTCGGTCGCGGTCACCCCGTCGCCGGTGAACTGCGGGCTTCCCCACACGACGCCGGGGACGGCATCGGCGCGGTGCTCGGACAGCGTCACGACCGCTCCGACCGGGATCCGCCCGACGGCGTGTGCGGTTCCGTCCGCGGGCAGCGTGAGTGTGCCGGTCACCGGGCCGTCCGCCATGGGGTAGGAGTAGTCGACGGCGAACGTCGCATCGGCCGGGACGAGGGGTGCCCCCTCGCCGACGATCCGTTTCGCGACCGAGAACCCGCCGCGCCCGTCCCCTTCGCCGTCGCCGCCCGCCACGCTCGCGGTCACGGTCGCCGTGGTGGTGGTGACGCTCGATCCGGAGACGGTGTTCGCGAACTCCTGGCCGTTGTGCGCATCCGCCGGCAGCGCGGTCTGATACGACAGCCGATACAGGCGGTCGGCCTGCGCCGGCGCCGTGAGCTCCACGGTGAACGACGAGCCGGCGTCGCCCGGCGTGAGGACGAAGTCCGACCCCGCCGAGAGCGGCTGGAAGTCCGCCGCGTCGAACAGGCCGCCTGCCCACGCGTCGGTCGCGACCGAGCCGATCGCCACGGTGTCGGGCAGCAGGTTCAGTCCCGGGGTCGCGGTGTCCGTGAGGGTCGGGCGTTCTCCACCGAGCAGTCGTCCGGGGACCCAGATGTACCACTCGATCGTCCCGTCGGTTGTCTGCACGCCCGACTTGGTCGCATCCGTCGGCACCGGCTCCGGGCGCTGGGGGCCCACGCTGCCGCCGGGGATCTCCACGGTGATCGGACCACCGTTCCCGGTGGTGAACGTCACGGTGTCCTCCTCGGTGGTCTCCTCCGCCTTCATCTGGAAGAACAGGGTGCCGTGGACGTTGTCATGCGTGAGGACGTAGTCGCTCAGCGTGCAGGCGATGGCGGTCGCCGCGACGGTGCAGGTGCCGACGGTCGCGCCGGCGGGGTCCCGCAGGGGGAACGTCGCAGCCACCCCGACGAAGCGGGGCGTCGTGGGAAAGGCGAGCGAGAAGGTGTCCCCCGGTTGCGCGCTGTCCGGAACGGCCCAGGTGGCCTCGAGTCGGAGGGTGTCGTACAGGTGGATGCCGCCTGTCGGTTCCACCACCGTCACCGCCGTGATGGCATCCAGCTCCGCCGCCTGCGCCGTCGGCGGCATCGCGAGCCCGACCAGGGCCAGGAGGGCGACGGCGCTGCTCGCCACGCCCCGGCTTCGCCTGCGTCGTCGCTCCGTTCTCTTCTTCTGTATGCGCACAGTCCACGTCTCCTGTTCTTTCCGGGACACCCGGTCGTCGAGCCCGCCCGATTCGCCGACAGACTCTCACATACGCGGATGATTACGCTACAGATGAGGACGGTTCGGTATCACTCGATCCGCCCCGCGCTCGAAGCGGGCCGCGAGCCGACGGGGCGCCCGCGGGCGGTAGGCTGTTCGAGTGGCTGCCTCCCCCACCAACCCCTATTCCGAAGCCGGCGTCGACACCGCGGCGGGTGACCTCGCCGTCGAACTGATGAAGTCGTCCGTGCGCGCGACGCACGGCCCCGAGGTGCTCGGCGGTGTCGGCGGTTTCGCCGGTCTGTTCGACGCCAGCGCCCTGCGCGACTTCCGGCGTCCGCTGCTCGCGACCAGCACCGACGGCGTCGGCACCAAGGTCGCCATCGCGCAGGCCATCGACAAGCACGACACGATCGGCCAGGACCTGGTCGGCATGGTCGTCGACGACATCGTCGTCGTGGGCGCGAAGCCCCTGTTCATGACCGACTACATCGCCTGCGGCAAGGTCGTCCCCCAGCGGATCGCCGACATCGTGCGCGGCATCGCCGAGGCGTGCGCCGCGACGGGCACCGCGCTCGTCGGCGGCGAGACGGCGGAGCACCCCGGTCTCCTGGGCCCTCGTGACTACGACGTCGCCGGCGCGGCGACGGGAGTGGTCGAGGCCGACGCCATCCTCGGCGCGGAGCGCGTGCAGGACGGCGATGCGGTCATCGCGGTCGCCTCCAGCGGCCTGCACTCCAACGGCTACTCGCTCGTGCGCCACATCATCACCCGAGCCGGGATCTCCTACGGCGACAACGCCGCAGACTTCGGTTCGACCTGGGGCGAGGCTCTGCTCGAGCCCACGCGCCTCTACACGCTGCCGCTGCTGCGCCTGATCGAGGCCTCCGGCGGGGTCCACGCGCTGAGCCACGTCACCGGCGGCGGCATCGCGGCGAACC from Microbacterium paraoxydans includes the following:
- the purM gene encoding phosphoribosylformylglycinamidine cyclo-ligase; the protein is MAASPTNPYSEAGVDTAAGDLAVELMKSSVRATHGPEVLGGVGGFAGLFDASALRDFRRPLLATSTDGVGTKVAIAQAIDKHDTIGQDLVGMVVDDIVVVGAKPLFMTDYIACGKVVPQRIADIVRGIAEACAATGTALVGGETAEHPGLLGPRDYDVAGAATGVVEADAILGAERVQDGDAVIAVASSGLHSNGYSLVRHIITRAGISYGDNAADFGSTWGEALLEPTRLYTLPLLRLIEASGGVHALSHVTGGGIAANLARVLPQGSWVEVDRSTWSPSPVFRVLSDIAGSTLESAEGTWNLGIGFLAVVAADRTDAAIAALNAEGMPSWQVGTVGFGPRPAGEFEQGAKGVDGGAVRLVGAYADGAK
- a CDS encoding phage holin family protein encodes the protein MTDATPTPSEQKAETTSLGDLLSEVTTDLSTLMRQELELAKAELKQSATRAGRGAGMLGGAGYGALMAVFFLSVALWWALGAYVTGLGWSAVIVAVIWALIALVLFVMGRKQLKSIEGAPRTVDSLKRIPDAVKRNEENK
- a CDS encoding DUF3618 domain-containing protein; this encodes MSDSPEAIRADIERTRAEFGRDVDALADKVTPSKVVHRQTQKMKGAVRSAVDRVMGAADDAGDRLGDASSSVADAGRHTVAKAQGNPLAVGLMAFAAGLVVAAVIPASSKEKELAEDIKEKAQPLVDEATDVAKTIGQDLKEPAQEAFATVKDEAAGAAAHVRDDATHAVDEVKSSAQDARDNVAGGN
- a CDS encoding DUF5979 domain-containing protein; the encoded protein is MASSAVALLALVGLAMPPTAQAAELDAITAVTVVEPTGGIHLYDTLRLEATWAVPDSAQPGDTFSLAFPTTPRFVGVAATFPLRDPAGATVGTCTVAATAIACTLSDYVLTHDNVHGTLFFQMKAEETTEEDTVTFTTGNGGPITVEIPGGSVGPQRPEPVPTDATKSGVQTTDGTIEWYIWVPGRLLGGERPTLTDTATPGLNLLPDTVAIGSVATDAWAGGLFDAADFQPLSAGSDFVLTPGDAGSSFTVELTAPAQADRLYRLSYQTALPADAHNGQEFANTVSGSSVTTTTATVTASVAGGDGEGDGRGGFSVAKRIVGEGAPLVPADATFAVDYSYPMADGPVTGTLTLPADGTAHAVGRIPVGAVVTLSEHRADAVPGVVWGSPQFTGDGVTATDGGAQLTISADSVVTVELRNPTTLSPPSPTTPPATVEPPSPSAPATPPAPPSRGLAATGGDAGGLIGLAAGAVLALAAGVLLSRRVRTRADSAPGRTGIET